The nucleotide sequence AAAAGGCTGGCCAACTCGGGCTGTTCGGCCTTTCCATTCCTGAGGAATATGGCGGCCTGGGCCTGCCCATGGTCGCGAAGGCTCTCGTCTATGAGCAGCTGGGGCGCACCCATGCTGGATTCACGTCGATCATCGGTACCCACTGCGGGATTGGCGTCTCAGTCATCGTCGCGGCCGGGTCGGAGGAGCAGAAGCAGCGATATCTGCCTTCGTTGGCCTCTGGCGAGGTTATCGGGGCCTTTGCGTTGACAGAGCCCGAGGCCGGCTCCGATGCCGGAAACCTCAGGCTACGAGCGATCCGCGACGGCGAGGGATGGCGTCTCACCGGCACCAAGCACTACATCACGAACTCGAAGATTGCCGGCCTCTTCACGGTCTTCGCGAGAACCGGTGAGAGCGGGGGCAAGGGCATTTCCGCGTTCGTCGTCGAGGCCGGCGCGCCGGGCTTCGAGGTGGGCAGAGCCCAAACGACGATGGGCCTCCGCGGTTCGCACGTGGCCGAACTTTCGTTCGACGGGTGCTGGGTACCGGATGACCAGATGATCGGAGCACCCGGCACCGGCTACCAGGCCGCCCTCAGCACATTGGCGCAAGGACGGGTCGGCATCGCCGCGCGTTGTGTGGGGGCGGCGAGCCGGGCGACCGAGCTTGCCCTGACCTTCGCGACCCAGCGGGAGCAGTTCGGCAGCAAGATCGCCGAGTTCCAGATGATACAAGCGTATCTGGCGGAGATGGCAGCTGAGACCGAAGCGGCGAGGCACCTGGCCTATTACGCGGCGTGGCTGCTGGATCAGGGGGGCTCGGCCAGGCGCGAGGCGGCGATGGCCAAACTCATCGCAACGGAGACCTACGGTCGAGTCGTCGACAAGGCGGTCCAGATTCACGGCGGCATGGGGTACTGCACGGAGACGGAGATCGAGCACTTCTATCGAGACGCCCGGATCACCCGCATCTATGAGGGCACCAGCGAGATCCAGAAGCTCGTCATAGCGAGAGACATGATCAGAAAGGTGCGGGGACGGTGACCAGCGACGCAGCGATCGCCGGACCTCAGGAACGTGGTTTCGAGCGGGCAGATG is from Jatrophihabitans telluris and encodes:
- a CDS encoding acyl-CoA dehydrogenase family protein → MDFTVSNEWQVLVDTLRSFCEDEVDPLWREIEESNAIPEGLLEKAGQLGLFGLSIPEEYGGLGLPMVAKALVYEQLGRTHAGFTSIIGTHCGIGVSVIVAAGSEEQKQRYLPSLASGEVIGAFALTEPEAGSDAGNLRLRAIRDGEGWRLTGTKHYITNSKIAGLFTVFARTGESGGKGISAFVVEAGAPGFEVGRAQTTMGLRGSHVAELSFDGCWVPDDQMIGAPGTGYQAALSTLAQGRVGIAARCVGAASRATELALTFATQREQFGSKIAEFQMIQAYLAEMAAETEAARHLAYYAAWLLDQGGSARREAAMAKLIATETYGRVVDKAVQIHGGMGYCTETEIEHFYRDARITRIYEGTSEIQKLVIARDMIRKVRGR